ATAAAATATTTCTCAATCGTTGTGCCTTCTACTTCCGAAAAAAGGTTGGATAAATAATTGTAATCGTTATGAAGTCTTGTACTCAAAATATCCGATAGATTGGTTTTAGCCTCATTATCCTGATGATGTACCAACTCAATGATGGTATTTTTTATCTTTTCAATAATCCTGCTTTTTTTGTCATCTATCATTTCAAAACCCAATGCTGATAGAGCTTCTGCTAAATTATTCTTCTCTTCAAGACTAGGTTCCTTTTCAAAAACTATCTCGCCAAGGCTAACACTTACCGCTGGCAAACCCAGTTTATCCAATTCATTTTGAACCACCATTATGCAACGGTTGCAAACCATATTTTTTATAAAGAGTGTCGTCATTTTTATTTAGTAATAGATTTGTAAAAGTACAATTATTACTTCATTGGTTTTATCTGTCTTTTACCCAAAGCTTCAAAATTGACTTATTTTGTAGAATATTTAATTTAAAAACCTGCTAAATCCATTAGAAATAGCAGGTTTTATTTTAGCTTACTGCCATCCTCCGCCTACAGAGCGGTAAAGAGCGGTTATTGCATTCAACTTTTGAGCTTTTAAGGAAGCTAAATCAAGTTCTGCCTGCAATTTGTTGGTTTGAGCCAAAATGACTTCCAGGTAAGTCGCTGAATTATATTTAAATAACAAATCTGCTTTCTCAACGGCTTCATTAGATTTTCTCACCAAGCCTTCACTTATTTTTTGCTGTTCTTCCAGCTTTTGAATTTGAATCAAAGCATCAGAAACTTCACCAACTGCTTTTAAAACCGATTGTTTGAAATTGATTTCAGCCTGCTCAGAAACAATTTTAGACTGTTCGAATTGGGTTTTTAATTGTTTTCCATTTAATATAGGTTGTGCTAAAGAGCCGGCTACCATACCAAAAAGTGAACCTGGAATATTAAACCAATTACTTGCTTTAAAAGCATTCAAACCGCCTTGGGCTGTGATGTTAAAAGAAGGATACATATTTGCTTTTGCCACATTAATTGCAGAAACACTTTTTCTCACATCATATTCTGCACTTTTAATATCGGGTCTGTAACTCAACAATTCGGAAGGAATTCCTGATGCGATATTATCAGGAGACTGCACATTATTCAAACTTGCACTTCTTTCGATTTTATTTGGCATCGAACCAGTCAGAATACTCAACGCATTTTCCTGAGTAATAATCG
The sequence above is a segment of the Chryseobacterium turcicum genome. Coding sequences within it:
- a CDS encoding helix-turn-helix domain-containing protein, coding for MTTLFIKNMVCNRCIMVVQNELDKLGLPAVSVSLGEIVFEKEPSLEEKNNLAEALSALGFEMIDDKKSRIIEKIKNTIIELVHHQDNEAKTNLSDILSTRLHNDYNYLSNLFSEVEGTTIEKYFIAQKIERVKELLVYDELSLSEIAFQLNYSSVAYLSNQFKKTTGLTPSHFKQIKEEKRKPLDKV